A genomic window from Lotus japonicus ecotype B-129 chromosome 1, LjGifu_v1.2 includes:
- the LOC130728151 gene encoding protein LITTLE ZIPPER 1-like: MCSFSSEQSHFFLVLPRPCSSKKHLHLGKLNRRRRTTQLKEARQRKRMVVVKAKIKMKNLKLYMENQTIIEENEKLRKQAMLLHKENQALMSQLQKKLSEQNNTSNN, from the exons ATGTGCTCTTTCTCTTCAGAACAGAGTCATTTCTTTTTGGTACTTCCTCGTCCATGTTCATCCAAGAAACaccttcatttgggaaaactcaACAG AAGAAGGAGAACAACACAATTGAAGGAAGCAAGGCAAAGGAAAAGGATGGTTGTTGTGAAAGCAAAGATTAAGATGAAAAACTTGAAGTTGTACATGGAGAACCAAACCATCATAGAGGAGAATGAGAAGTTGAGGAAACAAGCCATGCTTCTCCACAAAGAGAATCAGGCCCTCATGTCTCAGCTCCAAAAGAAACTTTCAGAACAGAACAATACCAGCAATAACTAG
- the LOC130728150 gene encoding 4-hydroxy-tetrahydrodipicolinate synthase, chloroplastic encodes MAILKSYSTVCITGTGFPVCPSNATNNKTTRNSCWKPAQAALKPNFHLPMRSFELKNRTSTEDIKSLRLITAIKTPYLPDGRFDLEAYDNLVNTQIENGVEGVIVGGTTGEGQLMSWEEHIMLIAHTVNCFGGNIKVIGNTGSNSTREAIHATEQGFAVGMHGALHINPYYGKTSLDGMIAHFQSVFSMGPSIIYNVPSRTGQDIPPDVIQTIAQSAYFAGVKECVGNDRIKQYTDNDIVVWSGNDDQCHDARWGYGATGVISVASNLIPGLMRELMFRGENPLLNSRLLPLIDWLFHMPNPIGLNTALAQLGVVRPVFRLPFVPLPVDKRIEFANLVKAIGREHFVGDRDVEVLDDDDFFLVSRY; translated from the exons ATGGCCATTTTGAAGAGCTACAGCACCGTGTGCATCACAGGAACCGGTTTTCCTGTTTGCCCCTCCAATGCCACCAACAATAAAACCACCAG GAACTCATGCTGGAAGCCTGCACAGGCAGCCTTGAAACCCAACTTCCACCTCCCGATGCGCAGTTTTGAGTTGAAAAATAG GACTTCGACCGAGGACATAAAAAGTCTGAGATTGATAACAGCCATTAAAACTCCATACCTACCTGATGGTCGATTTGATCTTGAAGCATACGATAACTTGGTGAATACACAGATTGAAAATGGAGTTGAAGGTGTTATTGTTGGTGGCACAACTGGTGAAGGCCAATTAATGAGCTGGGAAGAGCACATAATGCTCATTGCGCACACAGTCAACTGTTTTGGTGGTAACATTAAGGTCATTGGAAACACTGGAAGCAACTCCACCAGGGAAGCGATTCATGCCACGGAGCAGGGTTTTGCTGTTGGAATGCATGGTGCCCTTCACATAAACCCCTACTATGGAAAAACTTCTTTGGATGGTATGATTGCTCACTTTCAAAGTGTGTTTTCAATGGGGCCTTCGATCATATATAATGTGCCTTCACGGACTGGTCAAGACATTCCTCCAGATGTAATTCAAACCATAGCTCAAAGTGCTTACTTTGCTGGTGTCAAGGAATGCGTGGGAAATGACCGGATCAAGCAGTATACAGATAATGACATTGTTGTATGGAGTGGGAATGATGATCAATGCCATGATGCTAGATGGGGTTATGGGGCTACTGGAGTGATATCTGTTGCAAGCAACCTAATTCCTGGTTTAATGCGGGAACTCATGTTTCGGGGCGAAAATCCTTTACTGAATTCTAGGCTCTTGCCTCTGATTGACTGGCTTTTCCACATGCCAAATCCCATCGGTTTGAATACGGCTCTCGCTCAACTTGGAGTTGTCAGGCCGGTTTTTAGGCTACCATTTGTACCCCTTCCTGTGGATAAAAGGATAGAATTCGCCAATTTGGTGAAGGCAATTGGTCGAGAGCATTTTGTTGGAGATAGAGATGTTGAGGTTCTTGATGATGACGACTTTTTCTTGGTTAGTCGCTATTGA